The following is a genomic window from Candidatus Rokuibacteriota bacterium.
AGAGGAACTCGTTCTGCGACAGCGTGAAGGCGAAGATGCCGGCTGAGATAAAGCCGGGCATGCAGAGCGGAAGAATGATCCTCGTCATGGCGCGCCAGCGGCTGGCGCCGTCGATCATGGCCTGCTCCTCCAGCTCCTTTGGCACCGTCTTGAAGTAGCCCATCAAGAGCCACGCGATGAAGGGCACGAGCAGGGTCGGATAGGTCAGCATCACGGCCGTGAGCGTATTGCCCAGGTGCAGCCGGCCGATGAGATCGGCCATGGGCACGAACAGGAGCGTCTGCGGCACCAGGTAGGTCACGGCCACGGCGATGGCCAGCAGCGCCCCGCCGCGAAACCGCATGCGCGCCAGCGGGTAGGCCAACATGCTCCCGAGCAGGAGGGAGATGGCGGTCGCGATCACGGCCACCAGCATCGTGTTGGCTACCCAGATCAGGAAGTTGGTCTCCTTGAGCAGATCAATGTAGTGGACCAGCGACGGGTGCTGGATGCTGAGCGGCATGGCCTTGGGGTCGTACAGCTCGGCGTTGGTCTTGAGCGACGTGGCCGCCATCCAGGTGAATGGAAACAGCGCCACCACGACGAACGCCACCAGCGGCAGCCAGAGGCCAAGGATGCGCTTGCGCCAGGTCAGCTCGCCGACCATTGATCAGTCCTTGCGCACGAAGAAGGTGAGCGCCACGAGCAGGAGACCCAGCACCGGCACCATGCTGAGCGCCACCGCGGAGCCGAGCCCCATCTGGCCCGCGCCCATGCTGAGGCTGTAGGCGTAGGTGGCCATCAGGTGCGTGGAGTTGGCGGGACCGCCGCCGGTGAGCACGTAGACCAGCTGGAAGTCGAAGAAGGTGATGACGATCGAGAACGTGGTGACGATGAGGATCACGGGCATGAGCGACGGCAGCGTGACGTAACGGAAGCGGCCCCACGTGCCCGCGCCGTCAATGGTCGCCGACTCGTGCAGGTCGA
Proteins encoded in this region:
- a CDS encoding carbohydrate ABC transporter permease encodes the protein MVGELTWRKRILGLWLPLVAFVVVALFPFTWMAATSLKTNAELYDPKAMPLSIQHPSLVHYIDLLKETNFLIWVANTMLVAVIATAISLLLGSMLAYPLARMRFRGGALLAIAVAVTYLVPQTLLFVPMADLIGRLHLGNTLTAVMLTYPTLLVPFIAWLLMGYFKTVPKELEEQAMIDGASRWRAMTRIILPLCMPGFISAGIFAFTLSQNEFLYALLFLSKSSVRTIPIGVVGELIRGDAFYWGQLMAGALLGSIPVALIYSFFVKYYVAGLTAGAVKG